In Penaeus monodon isolate SGIC_2016 chromosome 43, NSTDA_Pmon_1, whole genome shotgun sequence, one DNA window encodes the following:
- the LOC119568265 gene encoding uncharacterized protein LOC119568265 translates to MDLNIKVSRVHSTPKPGPKKVKWHRLKDQEKKEEFKERVLGQISQEIEDLNSWGNEAAEFVIRAGKEILGETSGKIRKDKETWWFNDEVQQNKEAKRAVAIAKSRAHDQLYKDLDSKEGQGKVFQLAKTRNKSTKHIVHIRQTKDENGNIIRTEQGKIKRWEQYFSKFLNEENERLIRGDGDANQGAVLEISRIEVQQALKKMKNGKATGPDGVPIEAWKAMGEEGIDVFWMLMGKVMDEYPDSMERKHINTDFQRERRCPKFKRKDVQNCENYRGMKLMSHTLKLLERITDGRIRQEAFIGRQQLGFMKGAGTVDGIFCLTRV, encoded by the exons ATGGATTTGAACATCAAGgtatcccgagtgcatagcacACCGAAACCTGGACCTAAGAAGGTCAAATGGCATAGATTGAAGGatcaggagaagaaagaagagttcAAAGAGAGAGTACTCGGGCAAATTAGCCAAGAAATTGAAGATCTAAACTCCTGGGGGAATGAAGCAGCAGAATTTGTGATACGAGCAGGAAAAGAGATTTTAGGAGAAACTAGTGGAAAGAtcaggaaagataaagaaacttgGTGGTTCAATGATGAAGTACAACAG aataaagaggcaaagagagcagTGGCAATAGCTAAGAGCAGGGCTCACGATCAGTTGTATAAAGATCTAGACAGCAAGGAAGGACAGGGAAAGGTTTTTCAACTGGCGAAGACAAGGAATAAAAGCACAAAACATATCGTGCATATTAGGCAAACGAAAGATGAGAATGGAAATATCATTAGAACAGAACAAGGCAAAATCAAGAGATGGGAACAATATTTCTCTAAATTCCTGAACGAGGAAAATGAACGGCTGATCAGAGGTGATGGGGACGCTAACCAGGGTGCAGTCTTGGAAATATCAAGGATAGAGGTGCAACAGGcgctgaagaagatgaaaaacggGAAAGCCACGGGACCAGACGGCGTCCCCATAGAAGCCTGGAAAGCGATGGGAGAGGAAGGCATTGACGTGTTTTGGATGCTGATGGGGAAGGTGATGGATGAATATCCCGACAGTATGGAAAGAAAGCATATTAATACCGATtttcagagagaaaggagatgtccaaaatttaagagaaaagaTGTCCAAAATTGTGAAAATTATAGAGGCATGAAACTAATGTCACATACTTTGAAACTATTAGAAAGAATAACAGATGGCCGAATAAGACAGGAAGCGTTTATTGGAAGACAACAACTGGGCTTCATGAAAGGAGCAGGAACGGTGGACGGGATATTCTGCCTTACACGTGTCTAG